A section of the Salmo trutta chromosome 4, fSalTru1.1, whole genome shotgun sequence genome encodes:
- the LOC115191327 gene encoding zinc finger protein 420-like, giving the protein MIESAEAADPGVKQERSEGEEDPRHSRDIQTGAAPVAMANPTTVQPRTRRSVTEVSGTLSGVLKSETDTETLTVTQRLLHTGSDHRSDPERLGPLGCPALGSEYLLYDSPRTIQSHRDAGDVLETGNDPSCSYTTEMDPGNISLGLETHTDLSRGDWNQYTSSVYSEGCLDKKGEGLVLDEVTVKVEGDIPPTWNADIHLGDGHSQGRDFLDYRGSLKTNPNVATHSPLNELRDHNPVSTSMGPSDSQGCILFDQVLNSNNRARAQAQGGRATSGNSKEKRFLCMFCKKGFSCSQKVEIHQRVHTGEKPFSCTQCHMCFAQACDLKRHQRVHTGEKPFGCTQCHMRFAEAGNLKRHQRVHTGVKPFSCTECRMRFAQAGDLKRHQRVHTGERPFACNHCGKRFSERRYLRIHQQKRHSTL; this is encoded by the exons atgatagag TCTGCAGAGGCTGCAGATCCTGGGGTCAAGCAGGAGaggtctgaaggagaggaggacccaCGGCACAGCAGAGACATCCAGACAGGAGCGGCTCCTGTAGCCATGGCAAACCCCACCACCGTGCAGCCCAGGACCAGACGAAGCGtcacggaggtcagtggaacgcTGAGCGGCGTcctcaagtcagagacagacacagagactttAACTGTAACACAAAGGCTTTTAcacacaggatctgaccacagatcagacccagagagactggggCCACTGGGCTGTCCTGCTCTCGGCTCAGAGTATTTACTTTACGATAGCCCGAGGACAATTCAATCCCATCGAGACGCAGGTGACGTGTTAGAGACTGGCAATGATCCGTCTTGTTCTTACActacagagatggaccctggcaacatatccttgggtttagagacacacactgatctgtctagaggggactggaaccagtacactagtagtgtatactctgaagggtgcctGGATAAGAAAGGTGAGGGTTTAGTGTTAGATGAGgtgactgtgaaagtggagggCGACATTCCTCCCACATGGAATGCAGATATTCACTTAGGAGACGGACACTCACAGGGCAGAGATTTCTTAGATTACAGGGGAAGCTTAAAGACTAATCCAAATGTTGCGACCCACTCCCCTTTAAACGAGCTCCGGGATCATAACCCAGTGTCCACGTCGATGGGACCTTCAGATTCACAAGGCTGCATCCTTttcgatcaggtattgaactcaaacAACAGGGCTAGAGCCCAGGCTCAGGGAGGAAGAGCAACATCAGGtaatagtaaagagaaacggttcctctgcatgttctgtaagAAAGGCTTCAGCTGCTCCcagaaggtggagatccaccagagggtccacacaggggagaaacccttcagctgtacccagtgtcatatGTGCTTCGCCCAGGCTTgtgacctgaagaggcaccagagggtccacacaggggagaaacccttcggctgtacccagtgtcacatgcgctttGCTGAGGCTGGCAACCTGAAgcggcaccagagggtccacacaggggtgaaacccttcagctgtaccgAGTGTCGTATGCGCTTCGCCCaggctggtgacctgaagcggCACCAAAGggtccacacgggagagaggccATTCGCCTGTAATCACTGCGGGAAGAGGTTCTCTGAGAGGAGATACCtaaggatacaccagcagaaacgCCATTCCACTTTATAA